A region of the Larimichthys crocea isolate SSNF unplaced genomic scaffold, L_crocea_2.0 scaffold81167, whole genome shotgun sequence genome:
cacaggtcagtgtgggtcaacaggagctaacagacGTTCACACTGTGTCCACAGCATGGGGAACCTCATCAAGGTGTTAACCAGAGACATCGACAACAATGGTGGAAACTTCTTCCTGGACTTTGAGagtaagaaacacacacacacacacacacacacacacacacacacacgctcattcATTCAACTCTGagtgtttgacctctgacccttgcGTGTCCCCCTGCAGACGCTCAGCCTTCGCAGTCGGAGACGGCGGTGTGGGAGGAGGTGAACCAGGTGCTGACGGAGGCTCGGGTCATCCTGGAGGACCTGCAGGCGtacagaggagcaggagaggagataCGACAGGTCTGTGCACATGTCAAATACTTCAGCCCCTGACGGCAACACACA
Encoded here:
- the LOC113745482 gene encoding protein FAM49B-like; amino-acid sequence: MGNLIKVLTRDIDNNGGNFFLDFENAQPSQSETAVWEEVNQVLTEARVILEDLQAYRGAGEEIRQAIQSPGVEGVQEKAWSAVVPLVSKLKTFYEFSQKLGKDDV